A window of Oncorhynchus masou masou isolate Uvic2021 unplaced genomic scaffold, UVic_Omas_1.1 unplaced_scaffold_5904, whole genome shotgun sequence contains these coding sequences:
- the LOC135536287 gene encoding rho guanine nucleotide exchange factor TIAM1-like has translation MGNVESQNGDHAFYGTQHGHLSRKHMSRSLRVSNKHHQSQSSSGSTCRSRDCHASQGKVDHRNSETSTRSSSTPSIPQSLVDHALEPFNQTNVLSDYSSPIWVDRVAMNLRPVSCHTHLDNPSVTLHQDAESSGTRPHEPQGLQDRGLGLYSNTGEATYLQKTRDGPREPREVVSFKKKRSKSADMWREDDSLDLSLSDLSQEHLTRLEKSGLRTPHQ, from the coding sequence TGTCCCGTAAGCACATGTCTCGATCTCTCCGCGTCTCCAACAAGCACCATCAGTCCCAGTCCAGTTCTGGTTCCACCTGCCGCTCCCGTGACTGTCACGCCTCGCAAGGCAAAGTAGATCACCGAAACTCTGAGACCTCCACGCGTTCCAGCAGCACCCCTAGTATCCCACAGTCCTTAGTAGATCACGCCCTGGAGCCCTTCAACCAGACCAATGTCCTGTCAGACTACTCCTCTCCGATCTGGGTGGACCGCGTGGCCATGAACCTCCGGCCCGTCTCCTGCCATACCCACCTAGACAACCCATCTGTAACACTCCATCAAGACGCAGAGTCATCTGGGACTAGACCCCACGAACCCCAGGGTCTACAGGACAGAGGACTGGGCCTATACAGTAACACAGGGGAGGCGACCTACCTTCAGAAGACTAGAGACGGACCTAGGGAACCCCGAGAGGTGGTCAGCTTCAAGAAGAAGAGATCCAAATCAGCCGACATGTGGAGAGAAGACGACAGTCTGGACTTAAGTctgtcagacctcagccaggaacacctcaccaggttagagaagtcaggcctcagaacacctcaccag